From a single Pseudoalteromonas nigrifaciens genomic region:
- a CDS encoding mechanosensitive ion channel family protein — MTLEQLNQMLAFVLFSYNDVQITVVKVIQIPLILFTMWFVVTRIGKLIKKSLLKRKMNPDAVLLFTRIYFILSIAILIFTSLEVLNIPLTAFAFVSGAIAIGVGFGAQNIINNFISGWILMWERPIRIGDFLEVGNAKGVVETINTRSTRIRRNDGVHMLVPNSQLLENTVTNWTLIDRNARTSVNVGVMYGSDVELVEKLMQQVLADHPAILPTLPKAVLLDDFAESAMMFSAYFWVYAESETMLRQVRSDIRFSLYKQFKLNNIKIALPQRIIHIDDKKFNTPL; from the coding sequence ATGACACTAGAACAATTAAATCAAATGCTTGCTTTTGTACTTTTTAGTTACAACGATGTGCAAATTACAGTGGTAAAAGTAATTCAGATCCCATTGATATTATTTACTATGTGGTTTGTGGTTACTCGTATTGGTAAGTTAATAAAAAAATCATTACTTAAACGTAAAATGAACCCTGATGCGGTGCTATTGTTTACGCGAATTTATTTTATTTTAAGTATCGCAATTTTAATTTTCACTTCTTTAGAGGTGTTAAATATACCGCTTACCGCTTTTGCTTTTGTATCGGGTGCTATTGCGATAGGTGTTGGTTTTGGTGCGCAAAATATCATTAATAACTTTATTAGTGGCTGGATATTAATGTGGGAGCGACCAATTCGTATTGGTGATTTTTTAGAGGTGGGTAATGCCAAGGGCGTAGTTGAAACGATAAACACTCGCTCAACCCGTATTCGCCGTAACGATGGCGTACATATGCTAGTACCAAACAGCCAATTATTAGAAAATACAGTAACTAACTGGACGCTAATTGATCGTAATGCACGTACCTCGGTTAATGTGGGTGTAATGTATGGCTCAGATGTTGAATTGGTTGAAAAACTGATGCAACAAGTGCTTGCAGATCATCCGGCAATATTACCCACCTTACCAAAAGCGGTGTTGTTAGATGACTTTGCTGAAAGCGCGATGATGTTTAGTGCTTATTTTTGGGTGTATGCAGAGTCTGAAACGATGTTGCGCCAAGTTCGCAGCGATATTCGTTTTAGTCTTTATAAGCAGTTTAAGTTAAATAATATTAAAATTGCCTTGCCACAACGTATTATTCATATTGATGATAAAAAATTCAATACGCCACTGTAA
- a CDS encoding HdeD family acid-resistance protein, which yields MNLTNTLTKNWSLLLLRGVIAILFGLITWFAPEASLQVMLLVFAGYFLFDGLLRVWVAITSKKSNPFWMLLLIGGLLSIIAAFVTLLAPNLTALLLLYYVAAWAIAIGVVEIFLAQKLRNEISNEWILIISGFISIIFGLYLVFNPGAGILTLLWLVAAYAIVFGALIVGLALKLKKLNQSR from the coding sequence ATGAATCTTACGAATACACTCACCAAAAACTGGTCGTTACTTTTACTTCGTGGTGTTATAGCCATACTGTTTGGTTTAATAACCTGGTTTGCACCTGAGGCGTCGTTGCAAGTTATGTTATTAGTTTTTGCTGGCTACTTTTTATTTGATGGCTTATTAAGAGTTTGGGTTGCCATAACATCAAAAAAATCAAATCCCTTTTGGATGCTATTATTAATTGGTGGCTTACTGAGTATTATTGCCGCTTTTGTCACTTTACTTGCACCAAACCTTACCGCCTTATTGTTACTTTATTATGTTGCTGCGTGGGCGATTGCAATTGGTGTAGTAGAAATATTTTTAGCCCAAAAGTTACGTAATGAAATTAGTAACGAATGGATTTTAATTATTAGTGGTTTTATTTCTATAATATTTGGACTGTACTTAGTATTTAACCCAGGTGCAGGCATTTTAACCTTGCTTTGGTTAGTTGCTGCATACGCTATAGTATTTGGCGCGCTTATAGTTGGTTTAGCGCTTAAATTAAAAAAATTAAATCAAAGCCGCTAA
- a CDS encoding dienelactone hydrolase family protein: MIIEQHNADLPTPTGLMRTTIYRPQAQGLFPALIFYSEIFQQTAPIARSAAILASHGFVVLVPEVFHELNPIGTVLAYDDAGKDKGNADKWAKPLEHHDSDTQAMIDFVKQQNYCTGTLGVMGVCIGGHLAYRAALNPEIKAAFCLYATDIHSNTLPAKAGNNSFERMADIQGEIHFVWGKQDPHVPQEGRTKIYQQCVNAGINYQWQEVNAQHAFMRDEGERYDAALAISMYQQAVALFNRTL; the protein is encoded by the coding sequence ATGATCATCGAACAACATAACGCCGACTTGCCTACCCCTACAGGGTTGATGCGAACCACTATATACCGCCCTCAGGCGCAAGGGTTGTTTCCTGCACTTATTTTTTACTCTGAAATTTTTCAGCAAACCGCCCCTATTGCCCGCAGCGCCGCTATTTTAGCAAGCCATGGCTTTGTAGTATTAGTACCTGAAGTATTTCATGAGTTAAATCCTATTGGCACTGTGCTCGCTTACGACGACGCAGGTAAAGACAAAGGTAATGCCGACAAATGGGCTAAACCTTTAGAGCATCACGATAGCGACACCCAAGCCATGATCGACTTTGTAAAACAACAAAACTATTGCACAGGTACGCTTGGTGTAATGGGTGTATGTATTGGTGGGCATTTAGCATATAGAGCCGCATTAAACCCTGAAATTAAAGCTGCATTTTGTTTATACGCAACCGATATTCACAGTAATACATTACCGGCAAAAGCAGGTAATAACTCATTTGAACGTATGGCAGATATACAAGGCGAAATTCACTTTGTATGGGGTAAACAAGATCCACATGTGCCGCAAGAAGGCCGCACTAAAATTTATCAGCAATGCGTTAATGCGGGTATAAATTACCAATGGCAAGAAGTAAACGCACAACATGCCTTTATGCGCGACGAAGGTGAGCGATACGACGCAGCGCTTGCAATAAGTATGTATCAACAAGCTGTGGCATTATTTAACCGCACTTTATAA
- a CDS encoding glycerophosphodiester phosphodiesterase family protein, with protein sequence MLDKIILVACFIFIITGCSNTLIKKQNTQLGTRPYYLINDMDAGDLKAQLESCSEGPFYRTDFSIGHRGASMQYPEHTKEAYTAAARMGAGVVECDVTFTNDNELVCRHSQCDLHTTTNILAIPKLAAKCSEPFIPADAKNAVTASAKCCTSDISLSEFLTLKGKMDGANMQATTAKQYMQGTPNWRTDLYATNGTLMTHKQSIALFKALGVKMTPELKSPEVSMPFKSMTQEQYAQKMLDEYMQMGIPASRVYPQSFNLDDVKYWINNNPDFADQSVYLDGRDSDAGFDPSNPQTWQPSMDELVTNGVKILAPPIWMMLKIDKESNIVPSQYAIAAKAAGLELIAWSLERSGPLNQGGGYYYQSIADVINNDGDMMKVVDVLAQDVGVMAIFSDWPATVSYYASCNKMPASL encoded by the coding sequence ATGCTCGATAAAATAATTTTAGTCGCCTGTTTTATTTTTATAATTACTGGCTGTAGCAATACACTAATTAAGAAACAAAATACTCAACTGGGTACGCGTCCTTATTATTTAATTAACGATATGGACGCTGGTGATTTAAAGGCACAATTAGAATCGTGTAGTGAAGGCCCTTTTTATCGCACCGACTTTTCAATTGGGCATCGCGGTGCGTCTATGCAGTACCCTGAGCATACCAAAGAAGCCTACACTGCGGCTGCAAGAATGGGCGCAGGTGTTGTAGAGTGCGATGTTACATTTACAAACGATAATGAGCTTGTATGTCGCCATTCACAATGCGATTTACACACCACAACCAATATTTTAGCCATTCCTAAATTAGCGGCTAAATGCAGCGAACCATTTATCCCCGCCGACGCTAAAAACGCAGTAACCGCCTCTGCAAAGTGCTGTACTAGCGACATTAGCTTGAGCGAGTTTTTAACGCTTAAAGGCAAAATGGATGGTGCAAACATGCAAGCTACTACTGCTAAGCAGTATATGCAGGGCACTCCCAATTGGCGCACCGACTTATACGCAACTAATGGCACATTAATGACGCATAAACAAAGTATTGCATTATTTAAAGCACTCGGGGTAAAAATGACTCCTGAGCTTAAATCACCAGAAGTTAGCATGCCTTTTAAAAGCATGACACAAGAGCAATACGCGCAAAAAATGTTAGATGAATACATGCAAATGGGTATACCGGCATCGCGAGTATACCCGCAATCATTTAATCTTGATGACGTAAAATATTGGATAAACAACAATCCTGATTTTGCTGATCAAAGTGTCTATCTTGACGGGCGCGATAGCGATGCTGGGTTCGATCCAAGTAATCCACAAACATGGCAACCTAGCATGGATGAACTGGTTACTAATGGGGTGAAAATTTTAGCCCCACCTATTTGGATGATGTTAAAAATAGATAAAGAAAGCAATATTGTGCCATCACAATACGCAATTGCCGCTAAAGCTGCAGGCTTAGAGCTTATTGCATGGAGCCTTGAGCGATCAGGTCCACTTAACCAAGGTGGTGGCTATTATTATCAATCAATTGCTGATGTAATAAATAACGATGGCGACATGATGAAAGTAGTTGATGTACTTGCGCAAGATGTTGGCGTAATGGCTATATTTTCCGACTGGCCAGCAACCGTAAGCTACTACGCAAGTTGCAATAAAATGCCTGCTAGTCTTTAA
- a CDS encoding TonB-dependent receptor: protein MKAMKRSTLATLVNAALLSAVAGTSFSTIAAEQAPAVKKNQLEVIQVTARKRVENAQEVPVAVSALQGDSLDAYSSAGMDIRFMNAKIPSLSIESSFGRSFPRFYVRGLGNTDFDLNASQPVSLVVDEVVQENAILKGFPVFDVSRVEVLRGPQGTLFGRNTPAGLVKFDSVKPSQEFEGYGSVSYGSRGAVDFEGAVGGGLTDRLSTRVSVLWQDKDDYIDNRAPGFEQKDALGGYTDKAARIQFLYEGDDFTGLFNYHVRDMDGKPIAFFANSIKPGTNDLVDDFENDVVYHDAASRATQQVESEGASLKLEWDFNNHTLTSISAWESAEIYSRADIDGGYGASYIPGYMGPGFIPFSSESADGIPDHDQYTQELRLSSNFAGDVNYQVGVFYFDEALTIENYSYDTFSSPAGELNGYVIQQQDTKAWAVFGSIDYTISDDLKVTAGLRYSDDDKEFSANRTLDPRFPPVGPLAIKRDVSDDHISWDISTSYKVNDDVNWYTRIANSFRAPSLQGRILFGDEVTTAKSETVTSYETGIKSDVLDGQGRVNATVFYYTMSDQQLTAVGGGANFNRLLNVDKTTGYGFELDSEWVLSDELNATFNLSYNKTELKDDTLSIAAPSRPTLTITNPVVNGKVLLDGNSLPHAPEWISNFTLRYTKELADGEFFAYGDVSYRSKINFFLYESVEFEGKPLVETGLRAGYAWADGDYEYQVSAFVRNLFDEQQSIGGVDFNNNTVMVNEERYVGVEFKVNFF, encoded by the coding sequence ATGAAAGCAATGAAAAGATCTACGTTAGCAACCCTAGTAAATGCAGCGTTACTCTCTGCCGTAGCAGGCACTTCATTTTCTACTATTGCTGCTGAGCAAGCGCCAGCGGTAAAGAAAAATCAATTAGAAGTTATTCAAGTTACTGCTCGTAAACGTGTAGAAAATGCACAAGAAGTACCAGTAGCTGTTTCTGCACTGCAAGGCGATAGCTTGGATGCTTACAGCTCTGCTGGTATGGATATTCGTTTTATGAATGCGAAAATCCCAAGTTTATCAATTGAGTCTTCATTTGGTCGTTCATTCCCACGCTTTTATGTACGTGGTTTAGGTAATACAGATTTCGATTTAAACGCATCACAACCGGTATCATTGGTTGTAGATGAAGTAGTACAAGAAAACGCTATTTTAAAAGGCTTTCCAGTATTTGACGTTTCACGTGTAGAAGTACTACGTGGACCACAAGGTACTTTGTTTGGTCGTAACACGCCTGCGGGCCTTGTTAAATTTGACTCAGTAAAACCAAGCCAAGAATTTGAAGGTTACGGCTCGGTATCTTACGGTAGCCGTGGCGCTGTAGATTTTGAAGGTGCGGTAGGCGGTGGTTTAACTGACCGTTTATCTACGCGTGTATCAGTGCTTTGGCAAGATAAAGACGATTACATTGATAATCGTGCTCCAGGGTTTGAACAAAAAGATGCGCTAGGCGGTTACACAGATAAAGCAGCCCGTATTCAGTTTTTATACGAAGGCGATGACTTCACTGGTTTATTTAACTACCACGTGCGTGATATGGACGGTAAACCAATTGCCTTTTTCGCAAACTCAATTAAGCCTGGTACTAACGATTTAGTTGATGACTTTGAAAATGACGTGGTATATCACGATGCGGCATCACGTGCGACGCAGCAAGTTGAGTCAGAAGGTGCGAGCTTAAAGCTTGAGTGGGATTTTAATAACCACACACTAACGTCTATTTCGGCGTGGGAAAGTGCAGAAATATATTCTCGTGCAGATATCGATGGTGGTTACGGTGCATCATATATTCCTGGTTATATGGGACCAGGTTTTATCCCATTTTCATCAGAAAGTGCTGATGGTATTCCAGATCATGATCAGTATACCCAAGAGTTACGTTTATCGAGTAACTTTGCTGGCGACGTAAACTACCAAGTTGGTGTGTTCTACTTTGATGAAGCGCTAACAATTGAAAATTACAGCTATGATACGTTTTCATCACCTGCGGGCGAGTTAAACGGTTACGTAATACAGCAGCAAGATACTAAGGCATGGGCAGTATTTGGCTCAATTGATTACACTATTTCTGATGATTTAAAAGTAACTGCTGGTCTGCGTTACTCTGATGATGATAAAGAGTTTTCAGCAAATCGTACTCTAGATCCAAGGTTTCCTCCTGTAGGTCCATTAGCGATTAAACGTGATGTTAGCGATGATCATATTAGCTGGGATATTTCAACAAGCTATAAAGTAAATGACGACGTAAACTGGTACACGCGTATTGCTAATAGCTTCCGTGCACCTAGCTTGCAAGGGCGTATTTTATTTGGTGATGAAGTAACCACAGCTAAATCAGAAACAGTAACTTCATACGAAACAGGTATTAAGTCAGACGTACTAGACGGTCAAGGCCGTGTTAACGCCACTGTTTTTTACTACACAATGAGTGACCAACAGTTAACAGCTGTAGGTGGTGGCGCTAACTTTAACCGTTTGTTAAATGTTGATAAAACCACAGGTTATGGTTTTGAGCTAGATTCTGAGTGGGTGTTAAGTGATGAGCTAAATGCTACATTCAACTTAAGTTATAACAAAACTGAGCTTAAAGATGACACGCTTAGCATAGCAGCTCCAAGCCGCCCAACGTTGACAATTACTAACCCAGTAGTAAATGGTAAAGTATTACTCGATGGTAACAGCTTACCGCATGCTCCAGAGTGGATTTCTAACTTCACATTACGTTATACCAAAGAGCTAGCTGATGGTGAATTCTTTGCTTATGGCGATGTTTCTTATCGTAGTAAAATTAACTTTTTCTTATATGAATCAGTTGAGTTTGAAGGTAAGCCGCTTGTTGAAACTGGCTTACGTGCCGGTTACGCATGGGCAGATGGCGACTATGAATACCAAGTGTCAGCATTTGTGCGTAACTTATTTGACGAGCAACAATCTATTGGTGGCGTAGACTTCAACAATAATACTGTAATGGTTAATGAAGAGCGTTACGTTGGTGTAGAGTTTAAAGTTAACTTCTTTTAA
- a CDS encoding M3 family metallopeptidase translates to MRKTLIATTIASVLVLSACTSNDSNNMAKESVTQVQNINANNVLFKSSPLQYMAPEFNKFSTKDYEAAFDAGIAQHKAQVLAIANNPAPATFKNTLVEMELSGELLNRVSTAFYNLSGLISDSEYQRIDEKMAPVLSAHSDDIYLNGALFKRVQTIYDNKSKLNAEDQRLVDFYYKQFVKAGAKLNDAEKAKMREINSELAKLSTAFSQNVLKSFKEDVIVVTDKSKLAGLSEGEIASLADAAKKAGKTGYMITLVNTTQQPILSSLENRDLREQVFTASTKRAAKTNGPIIIKETNLRAQKAELLGYKDWASYVMTSRMAQTTENVYGILDDLAPKAVEKAKIEAAAIQKVINDSGESFELKPWDWAFYAEKVRAEKYNLDPALVKPYFELQSVIHNGLFFAMEKLYGITFKERKDLPVYHEDVTTFEVFNADGSAIGLFYMDPYAREGKRGGAWMSAYVGQSGLKNTKPVIYNAQNIPKPAAGQPTLLTFDEVSTLFHEFGHAAHGLFSDVKYPSLAGTATARDFVEFPSQANEDWMIEPTVLANYAKHYKTGEPIPQDLLNKMLESQKFNQGFGTTEYLAAALLDMEWHSFGSDKKIADVEEFEQSALEKHGIAYYPVPPRYKSNYFSHTFAGGYSAGYYAYLWTEVFAADAFAHMENNGGLTRKNGDKFRKEILSKGNSRDLMQSYIEFRGQKPTTDALLKRRGLVD, encoded by the coding sequence ATGCGTAAAACATTGATCGCCACTACTATTGCTAGTGTTTTAGTATTATCTGCCTGTACATCAAACGATTCAAACAACATGGCAAAAGAGAGCGTTACACAAGTGCAAAACATTAACGCAAACAATGTATTGTTCAAATCAAGCCCATTACAATATATGGCACCAGAATTTAATAAGTTCTCTACTAAAGATTACGAAGCTGCTTTCGATGCCGGTATTGCTCAGCATAAAGCACAAGTATTAGCAATTGCTAACAACCCTGCCCCAGCTACATTTAAAAATACGTTAGTTGAAATGGAGCTTTCGGGTGAGTTATTAAATCGCGTATCTACTGCGTTTTATAACTTATCAGGATTAATTTCTGACAGTGAATATCAACGTATCGATGAGAAAATGGCGCCTGTACTTTCAGCGCACTCAGACGACATTTACTTAAATGGCGCATTATTTAAACGCGTACAAACTATTTACGACAATAAAAGCAAACTAAATGCAGAAGATCAGCGTCTTGTTGATTTTTACTACAAACAGTTTGTTAAAGCGGGTGCCAAATTAAACGACGCTGAAAAAGCAAAAATGCGTGAAATTAACTCTGAGCTTGCTAAGCTTTCAACGGCATTTTCACAAAACGTTTTAAAATCGTTTAAAGAAGACGTAATTGTTGTTACCGATAAAAGTAAATTAGCCGGTCTTTCTGAAGGCGAAATTGCAAGTCTAGCCGATGCAGCTAAAAAAGCAGGCAAAACCGGTTACATGATCACTTTAGTAAACACCACGCAGCAGCCAATTTTAAGTAGCCTAGAAAACCGCGACTTACGCGAGCAAGTGTTTACAGCTTCAACTAAGCGTGCGGCTAAAACTAACGGCCCTATTATTATTAAAGAAACCAACCTACGCGCTCAAAAAGCAGAGCTTTTAGGCTATAAAGATTGGGCTTCTTATGTAATGACTTCGCGTATGGCGCAAACCACTGAAAATGTTTACGGCATTTTAGATGACCTTGCACCTAAAGCAGTTGAAAAAGCAAAAATTGAAGCTGCAGCAATTCAAAAAGTAATTAACGATTCTGGCGAAAGTTTTGAACTTAAACCGTGGGATTGGGCTTTTTACGCTGAAAAAGTACGTGCTGAAAAGTACAACCTAGACCCAGCCCTAGTTAAACCTTACTTTGAATTACAATCGGTAATTCATAATGGTTTATTCTTCGCTATGGAAAAACTATACGGTATTACCTTTAAAGAACGTAAAGATCTGCCGGTTTACCACGAAGATGTAACTACCTTTGAAGTATTTAATGCTGATGGCAGTGCAATTGGTTTATTTTACATGGACCCATACGCACGTGAAGGTAAGCGTGGCGGTGCTTGGATGAGTGCATACGTAGGACAAAGTGGTTTAAAAAACACTAAACCTGTTATCTACAACGCGCAAAACATTCCAAAACCAGCAGCAGGTCAGCCTACATTATTAACCTTTGACGAAGTATCTACTTTGTTCCATGAGTTTGGTCATGCGGCGCATGGTTTATTCTCAGATGTTAAGTACCCAAGCCTAGCGGGCACAGCAACAGCGCGTGACTTTGTTGAGTTTCCTTCTCAAGCAAATGAAGACTGGATGATTGAACCGACTGTATTAGCTAACTACGCTAAGCACTACAAAACTGGTGAGCCAATTCCACAAGACTTGCTTAACAAAATGTTAGAATCACAAAAATTCAACCAAGGCTTTGGTACTACTGAGTACTTAGCTGCGGCATTGCTTGATATGGAATGGCATTCATTTGGTTCTGATAAAAAAATAGCTGATGTAGAAGAGTTTGAGCAAAGCGCGCTAGAAAAACATGGTATTGCTTACTACCCTGTACCACCGCGTTATAAATCAAACTACTTTAGCCACACTTTTGCCGGTGGTTACTCTGCAGGTTACTACGCGTACCTTTGGACTGAAGTATTTGCAGCCGACGCCTTTGCCCATATGGAAAACAACGGTGGCTTAACACGCAAAAATGGCGATAAGTTCCGTAAAGAAATCCTATCTAAAGGCAATAGCCGCGACTTAATGCAAAGCTACATTGAATTTAGAGGTCAAAAACCAACTACCGACGCACTTCTTAAGCGCCGTGGTTTAGTAGACTAA
- a CDS encoding carboxylate/amino acid/amine transporter, with translation MAYLFAVTLLWAFSFSLIGVYLAGQVDAWFSVLIRIALAALVFLPFLKVKHTPKPLALKLMLIGAVQLGAMYSFYYHSFLYLSVPEVLLFTVMTPLYITLLNDALEKHFNPRFFIVAIIAIGGAVAIRYEGISSDFVLGLLLVQAANLCFAIGQVAYKRLMSNSTLEHKSVFGWFFIGALCVALVCYLLFGNTDKLPTTTTQWSVLIYLGIVASGFGYFVWNKGATLVNVGALAVMNNLLIPAGIIVNVLIWNRDADLFRLAIGAGIILAALLVNQYFNKSAIK, from the coding sequence ATGGCTTACTTGTTTGCTGTCACCCTATTATGGGCGTTCTCGTTTAGCTTAATTGGTGTGTATTTAGCAGGCCAAGTTGATGCATGGTTTAGTGTGTTAATCCGCATTGCACTGGCTGCATTAGTTTTTTTACCATTTTTAAAGGTTAAACATACCCCTAAGCCACTGGCGTTAAAATTAATGCTTATTGGTGCAGTGCAACTTGGTGCTATGTACAGCTTTTACTATCACTCATTTTTATATTTAAGCGTGCCTGAAGTACTACTCTTTACAGTGATGACCCCGCTTTATATCACCCTACTAAACGATGCTTTAGAAAAACACTTTAACCCTCGCTTTTTTATTGTTGCTATTATTGCTATTGGCGGCGCGGTAGCCATTAGGTATGAAGGCATAAGTAGCGACTTTGTGCTTGGCTTATTATTAGTCCAAGCGGCTAACCTGTGCTTTGCCATTGGCCAAGTGGCCTATAAACGCTTAATGAGTAACAGTACCCTTGAGCACAAATCGGTGTTCGGTTGGTTTTTTATCGGCGCTTTGTGCGTTGCTTTAGTGTGCTACCTGCTGTTTGGCAATACCGATAAACTACCGACAACCACAACTCAATGGAGCGTGCTTATTTATTTAGGAATCGTAGCGTCTGGGTTTGGTTATTTTGTTTGGAACAAAGGGGCTACCTTAGTAAATGTGGGGGCGCTGGCGGTAATGAATAACTTACTGATCCCTGCTGGTATTATTGTTAATGTGCTTATTTGGAACAGAGATGCCGATTTATTCAGGCTAGCTATTGGTGCTGGAATTATTTTAGCTGCACTATTGGTGAATCAATACTTTAATAAAAGTGCCATAAAATAG
- a CDS encoding amidohydrolase family protein, whose translation MKLILILPITLILAACNQVTQKQQADIIINHANVINMMTGQITANQSIVIKNSTIVARGGNELNLRYSATSQIDASGQYVMPGLWDMHVHFGGGEQLITENKQLLPLYLAYGITTVRDAAADLSESVLQWRQQINQGTLIGPTIYTSGPKLEGKDSIWPGDLEVETSAEMHAAIDKLEAMNVDFIKITDSALTPQLYLQAVKEVKKRGYQISGHIPFSLSVTDVSNAGLDAIEHMTYMLKAAADNEQEISAKVKSGILSYSSALPIITEHVDKATAMKKYRVLAKNNTAVVPTLIGGQITAYIDENDHQQDEYLNYLGKGLKATYQWRVDRANKDTPEQITQRKERFIKTAKLLPWVQQAGVSIIAGTDAGFLNSYIYPGLSLHQELAIFSDYGLTPLQTLQSATIAGPKFLGKTQQFTSLEVGKVADIIILARNPLVDISNTQSLQGVISHNRYYNKKALEHLKLQAKQFVSSQ comes from the coding sequence ATGAAACTCATATTAATACTCCCCATCACGCTTATTTTAGCTGCTTGTAACCAAGTGACTCAAAAACAACAAGCCGACATTATTATTAACCACGCCAATGTAATTAATATGATGACAGGGCAAATTACGGCTAATCAATCCATTGTTATCAAAAACTCTACTATTGTAGCCCGCGGCGGCAATGAGCTAAATTTACGTTACAGCGCTACGAGTCAAATTGATGCCAGTGGTCAATATGTAATGCCTGGGCTTTGGGATATGCATGTACACTTTGGTGGCGGTGAGCAACTAATAACAGAAAACAAACAGTTACTGCCGTTATATTTAGCCTATGGCATAACCACAGTGCGCGATGCAGCCGCTGATTTAAGTGAATCGGTATTACAATGGCGCCAGCAAATTAATCAAGGCACATTAATAGGCCCTACTATTTATACCTCAGGACCAAAGCTCGAAGGTAAGGACTCAATTTGGCCTGGCGACTTAGAAGTAGAAACCAGCGCAGAAATGCACGCCGCCATTGATAAACTTGAGGCCATGAATGTCGATTTTATTAAAATTACCGACAGCGCTTTAACGCCACAGTTATACTTACAAGCAGTAAAAGAAGTTAAAAAGCGCGGTTATCAAATTTCGGGGCATATTCCTTTTTCGCTTTCGGTAACCGATGTGTCAAACGCAGGGCTTGATGCGATTGAGCATATGACCTACATGTTAAAAGCCGCCGCCGATAACGAACAAGAAATTTCTGCTAAGGTAAAATCAGGTATACTGAGCTACTCCAGTGCGCTGCCAATTATTACTGAGCATGTTGACAAAGCCACAGCAATGAAAAAATATCGCGTACTCGCAAAAAATAATACCGCTGTTGTGCCTACCTTAATTGGCGGCCAAATTACGGCCTACATTGATGAAAACGACCATCAGCAAGACGAGTACCTAAATTATTTAGGCAAAGGATTAAAAGCCACCTACCAATGGCGAGTTGATCGCGCAAATAAAGATACCCCTGAGCAAATAACACAACGCAAAGAGCGCTTTATAAAAACGGCAAAATTACTCCCTTGGGTGCAGCAAGCTGGCGTATCAATTATTGCAGGTACCGACGCCGGTTTTTTAAATTCTTATATTTATCCGGGATTGTCGTTGCATCAAGAACTCGCTATTTTTAGTGATTACGGGCTTACCCCGTTACAAACACTACAAAGTGCCACAATAGCTGGGCCTAAATTTTTAGGTAAAACGCAGCAATTTACCAGTTTAGAGGTAGGTAAAGTGGCAGATATTATTATTTTAGCGCGCAATCCGTTAGTTGATATTAGTAACACGCAATCATTACAAGGCGTTATTAGCCATAACCGCTACTACAATAAAAAAGCGCTAGAGCATTTAAAACTACAAGCAAAGCAATTTGTAAGTTCACAATAG